In Calothrix sp. NIES-2098, the DNA window ATTTTCCTGCGGAATTGCCTATAGTATCTCCTCGAAAAGGTTTAGAAGAGCAAATCCAGAAGTTGCTTACAAAGGGCGAAAATGCACAGTTGTACGATTACCTCAACATTAAATCAGGACGGGATGAATTTAGCTCAAAGCGTCTAACCGCTTTAGTGAAATTGCTTCCTGAAGAAGTGAAGGAAGCGCTCGCATCTCAACTCAAAGAGGGAGAAGATGAAGAGTTTTTAGGTATTTGTTATCGTTGGTACTTGCGTGGACTTCCCGTACAGTTTGCATTAAGGAAGGCGCGTGTGGATTTGGAAGCACGTAATTCGTTTAATAGTTCACCTGCAAGCATTCCAAGCTCCAGAGAACAACAAACCGAAACCGTTTCTTACTTTTGTCTTAACTGCGGTCGAGAGTGGTCTGAACTTGTTAAACGAGACTCCTTTATAGGAAGAGTTACCTGTTTAGACTGCGATTCTGGTAATGTCATTTGAGCGTTACAATATTGGCTGACATAATAGATAGTTAAGATTTTTCAACAGGGTGTTACCCGTATTTATGATTAGATATTTATAATTCTCTTTTTGCTTTTCTTGATAAATATTTTGTGTAGCATTCGGTGTTTTTCTTGAATTTTACGGGTAATAATCGATTTTTATTTTTCATCACTCTCACAACTTCATCTATTTTTAGCTGGTAAAATTCTTTTGATATACTTATCGGACATTCTTTTATATTGCCAAAATATAGAATAGGTCTTTTCTTATTAGTAAGTAGATATTCGTGTAGATGTCTCTCAAGATATTCTGCGCTTCCACATGAGTCTAATTGAAATATTTTAAAATTTTCATCTACCTGCTTGACTATATGCTGCTTAATATCTGAAATGTTGTACTTTTCTATGTGTTGATTGCTGGGATTTGTGTAAATATCGTTATATGTGATGTTTTGAAATTTTAAATAAGATATTTGTATGAGGTCTAGCCATTGTATAATTCTACGCTCTGGTGCTGTTGACACTCCTATTTTAGTTACAATTTCACTGCTCTCTGTTTCACACTCAATTAAATAGATATAGCTCATGTTACCGCCCTTAGTGAAATACCAGCATTGTCTACCCATCTAAGCTTTATCGCTCGCATCCTATGCCGTCCTTATCTCTATCAAATTTATGTGGATCAGGTTGGTTGACTCTGAATCGACGATACGGAATATCTTTGCAATCTAAATCCGGCGAATTAGGTGAAAGACAGAAGTCAGGATATGAAGGATCGCATTGTTGCTGTTGCTGTGGCTGGGACACTACTGGTTGAGTAGTAGTCCCCTTGCCTTGCCTAAAAATCCAAGGCATAACTGGCTTGGTTTGGTTCCAGAAGCCTAGGTTTTGCTGTTTGGCAGTAGCTTCAGCCTTGAGAAATTGGTCTTTAGTGCTGGCACATCCTTTTAAATACTGCCTGTAAACTACTGCCTGCCCTTCCTGAACCATATTGAGATTAATAGAGCGATCGCCTACATAAACCTCAGCCACAACTCGCTTGTATTTGTCTCGGTCAACTTGCCTGACTTTGATGGACTGACCTGCTGGCAGTAATTGCTTGAGTCGGGCTGCTGACTGCTGCCCCCAAGGTTGTTGTTTTAGTTCGGGAGCATCGATACACGCTAACCGGATAGTTACGGCTTGTCCTTGCTGGTTCCGTGCGCGTAATGTATCGCCATCTCCAACACTAACTACGGTCATAGCAGGTAAGTTGGTTTGAGCCACGGATGGAAGCCCAGAGATAAGCATTGCGGCTATTGCAAGGACGGCAGTCTTATTCATGGTTAAGTGAATAAATGTATTAGCTGGTAATAAAATTAACTTGTTATCGCTTTAACCGTCCGTGATATAGATCAATTAGACGACTAGCACAGTTGCAGGTGAAAGCATTGGCAGAACGCCCGAATACCTTACAATCCCTTTTTTACTGCTATCTGTCGCAGATTTTTTACTATCTGATATTCATGTTGCACTTTGTACTGTTGTAAACCAAGCGCAAGTTGTGCTTTTTGACAATCTTTCATCCTAAATCTACTTGGTCTATAGTCTTAATCTGTCAGCACGCAACAAGACTGGATTTATGGTTCGAGAGCTTGAAAGAAAACGCCAGAGTGCAAAGTTTCCGGAAACTGCCCCCGCAGCTAATCCTGTATTTTTCAGGACTTATAGCCGCCGCAATCCGGCTGGTTTGAAAGAAACTTGGGATGAAGTATGCGATCGCATACTTGTTGGCTTAGTCAAACTGGGGAAACTCAGCCATGAAGAAGCAGCCATCTTAGACAAGATGCAGCATCAGATGAAAGCCTTACCCAGTGGGCGCTGGTTATGGGTTGGTGGCACAGATTGGATAGCCAAGCCGAAAAACTTTTCTGGGGCTTACAATTGCACTTCCACCAACCTGCAAGACTGGAAAGCCTTTGGGTTAATGATGGATTTAGCTATGAGGGGTTGTGGTACTGGAGCCACCATTGAACCAAGATATATTAATCAACTACCCCCAATCCGCAATCTCCTGAATATAAATGTACAGGGTGAAATTAGTGCTACTCCCAAAGAACAGCTTCGGGAGTATACGGAAATTTCTATAAAGGGTAATCAAGTTACTATCCACGTTGGCGATAGCCGCGAAAGTTGGGTGGAATCATATCAAACCCTATTAGAACTTTCTACAGATGAGAGATTTAGTGGAGAACTTCAGGTATTTGTTGATATTAGTGATATTCGCCAAGCCAGAGAAACTGTAATGCTAATAAACAACCAGAGTCAGCCTGAGAGCCTGAGAAACCACCAGGCTGACTCTAAGTTAGACAAACTAGAAGGATGTGAACAAAAGATGAGACAGGAATCGCCATCTAATATCCAATCCCATTCACAGAGTAAACCACTGGAGACACAACGAACAACCGTAGGGGAATCACTGAATACAAAAGTTTTAAAACCCATCAGTAAAAAGAATTCTTGGCTTTGGCAGTTCAGGCAGAAATGCCGATTTTGGCACCCAATAGTTGCTGTTATAGCTACAATAATTGGAATTCTGATCCAGTTATTAATGTAATTAAAAGTACTTGGTAGCAAATTCACTACGAGAGCAAAACTGCTCTCGGTAGCATTTTTTAAGTCTCTAACTAGCATTAGCGGCTTAAAAAATTCCAGAACTGCTTACCTGAAGAGGTTTTGCTTCGATGTCGGGATAATTATATTTCCCGACATCTCCTCCACAAGCATTAACTTTTCTGTCCAACAGTTGACAGTTTTAAGTAGCATCTTTT includes these proteins:
- a CDS encoding RP ribonucleotide reductase-like protein, which encodes MVRELERKRQSAKFPETAPAANPVFFRTYSRRNPAGLKETWDEVCDRILVGLVKLGKLSHEEAAILDKMQHQMKALPSGRWLWVGGTDWIAKPKNFSGAYNCTSTNLQDWKAFGLMMDLAMRGCGTGATIEPRYINQLPPIRNLLNINVQGEISATPKEQLREYTEISIKGNQVTIHVGDSRESWVESYQTLLELSTDERFSGELQVFVDISDIRQARETVMLINNQSQPESLRNHQADSKLDKLEGCEQKMRQESPSNIQSHSQSKPLETQRTTVGESLNTKVLKPISKKNSWLWQFRQKCRFWHPIVAVIATIIGILIQLLM
- a CDS encoding SNase-like nuclease, translating into MNKTAVLAIAAMLISGLPSVAQTNLPAMTVVSVGDGDTLRARNQQGQAVTIRLACIDAPELKQQPWGQQSAARLKQLLPAGQSIKVRQVDRDKYKRVVAEVYVGDRSINLNMVQEGQAVVYRQYLKGCASTKDQFLKAEATAKQQNLGFWNQTKPVMPWIFRQGKGTTTQPVVSQPQQQQQCDPSYPDFCLSPNSPDLDCKDIPYRRFRVNQPDPHKFDRDKDGIGCER